A part of Eubacterium sp. AB3007 genomic DNA contains:
- a CDS encoding 2-oxoacid:acceptor oxidoreductase family protein codes for MMEVICSGIGGQGVLVAGMILADIAMEEGKNVSWYPSYGFEMRGGAANCELKIGEKELQSPYCLEPDILLTMSESAIDTFEERLKPGGVLLVNSSLVSEDRKYRPDIQVFRIPATAIAKELNNPHGTNIIMLGALAGASDLYDTAHVKAGMEHYFEKKGKNNPKNALCFDKGAEAATAQR; via the coding sequence GCGGACAGGGCGTGCTGGTCGCCGGCATGATCCTGGCGGACATCGCCATGGAAGAAGGGAAGAATGTCTCCTGGTATCCCTCCTATGGATTTGAGATGAGAGGCGGCGCAGCGAACTGTGAACTGAAGATTGGGGAGAAGGAACTGCAGAGTCCGTATTGTCTGGAACCGGACATTCTCCTGACTATGAGTGAATCCGCCATCGACACATTTGAAGAGAGACTGAAGCCCGGCGGGGTGCTCCTTGTGAATAGCTCCCTGGTGAGTGAGGACAGGAAGTATCGCCCGGACATTCAAGTGTTCCGGATCCCGGCTACTGCCATCGCCAAGGAACTGAATAATCCACACGGCACCAATATCATCATGTTGGGAGCCTTGGCGGGAGCATCGGATCTGTACGATACAGCCCATGTGAAAGCAGGGATGGAGCACTACTTTGAAAAGAAGGGGAAGAACAACCCGAAGAATGCTTTGTGCTTCGACAAGGGGGCGGAGGCTGCGACAGCCCAGCGATAA
- a CDS encoding CaiB/BaiF CoA-transferase family protein: MEEKTLPLQGVKVVEMGTVVAAPTTARMLCAYGAEVIKVEGIDGDVMRLAGTHEFTPYEDDLNPLFTIHNSNKRFVSLNFKTEEGKKVLLELIGQADVFITNIREKSLIRNGLDYDTLKETNPGLIYALFSGYGPKGPAANDPGFDISCFWMRSGPIADWSEEGAFPLLPTYAFGDMATSSAFLSGILMALYGRSQTGKGTKVDISLFANGIWCNAIGVVQTQFERQYLNPHPLRPSDPFNTVYKCKDGRWIGVYCNEYVQDKEKIAKLYGIEEIVDDPRYEDIETMQKTGSIEEIIRRCNEIFLTKTAEEWREIFSANSVACEIMQNAKDVCKDPQAIENGYMVPVEFPDAAHTRVMMPSPPVSFSDYGRRDYAPTGTIGEDTDQILTELGYEAEEIQAMKEHGAVR; this comes from the coding sequence ATGGAAGAGAAAACACTGCCTTTACAGGGCGTCAAGGTCGTAGAGATGGGGACAGTGGTGGCGGCGCCCACCACGGCGCGGATGCTTTGTGCTTATGGGGCGGAGGTCATCAAGGTGGAGGGTATCGATGGAGATGTGATGCGTCTGGCAGGGACGCACGAGTTCACGCCATATGAGGATGATCTGAACCCACTGTTTACCATCCACAACAGCAACAAGAGATTCGTCTCACTGAATTTCAAGACAGAGGAGGGCAAGAAGGTCCTTCTGGAGCTTATAGGCCAGGCGGATGTGTTCATCACCAACATCAGGGAGAAATCTCTGATCAGGAACGGTCTGGATTATGACACCCTGAAAGAGACCAATCCGGGGCTGATCTACGCGCTGTTCTCCGGCTACGGGCCAAAGGGTCCGGCCGCCAATGACCCCGGGTTCGACATCAGCTGTTTCTGGATGCGCTCTGGCCCCATCGCAGACTGGAGCGAGGAGGGGGCCTTCCCTCTGCTGCCTACCTACGCGTTTGGGGATATGGCTACCAGTTCAGCCTTTCTGTCGGGGATCCTGATGGCGCTCTATGGACGATCTCAGACCGGAAAGGGGACCAAGGTGGACATCTCTCTCTTCGCCAACGGAATCTGGTGCAACGCCATCGGTGTGGTTCAGACTCAGTTCGAGAGGCAGTATCTGAACCCACATCCGCTGCGGCCCAGTGACCCCTTCAACACCGTATATAAGTGCAAAGATGGCCGTTGGATCGGTGTATACTGCAATGAGTATGTGCAGGACAAGGAGAAAATCGCGAAACTGTACGGTATCGAGGAGATCGTGGACGATCCGCGTTACGAGGATATCGAGACCATGCAGAAGACCGGATCCATCGAAGAGATCATCCGGCGGTGCAACGAGATTTTTCTTACAAAGACTGCGGAAGAATGGAGAGAGATCTTCAGCGCAAACAGTGTGGCCTGTGAGATCATGCAGAACGCAAAGGATGTCTGCAAGGATCCTCAGGCGATCGAGAATGGGTATATGGTGCCGGTGGAGTTTCCTGATGCGGCACATACCAGGGTGATGATGCCCTCACCTCCGGTATCCTTCAGCGACTATGGACGCCGTGACTATGCACCAACCGGTACGATCGGCGAGGATACGGATCAGATCCTGACGGAGTTGGGCTATGAGGCGGAGGAAATACAGGCTATGAAAGAGCATGGGGCCGTTCGATAA
- a CDS encoding pyridoxal phosphate-dependent aminotransferase translates to MKHRFIAKRYWKDQSTAMGQSDVMAKMFDDVIDLSLGDPDLTTDHRIIEAAFRDAKAGHTKYTDFRGDPELRQAIVDFYKEEYDMTVADEEIFVSASGCLAMYLVMEAILDDGDEVILQAPYFTPYPQQVELARGIPVELPTYEEEDFQIDVDRLEGLINERTKALVINSPSNPTGNCLTVETMEKIAAVAEKYDLIVVADDIYTAFSYQNPFVPFASLPGMQERTIVINSFSKNFTMTGWRVGNIIAPRYIIQIIQQINENVVFTAPSISQRAGIYALRHRAEVQPSMVEEYRKRMFYAAERITDIPGISVINPPKGSFYLFINIKETGLSSVEAADMFLKKAHVLTLPGNAFGECGEGYLRIACTVGVDTLKEAFDRIEAALR, encoded by the coding sequence ATGAAGCACAGATTCATTGCAAAGAGATATTGGAAGGATCAGAGTACTGCCATGGGGCAGTCGGATGTCATGGCAAAGATGTTCGATGATGTCATCGACCTCTCCCTGGGGGATCCGGATCTGACAACGGATCACCGGATCATCGAGGCGGCTTTCCGGGATGCTAAGGCTGGACATACCAAGTATACGGACTTTCGGGGAGATCCTGAATTGCGGCAGGCCATCGTGGATTTCTACAAAGAAGAATACGATATGACAGTGGCAGATGAAGAGATCTTTGTGTCCGCGTCCGGCTGCCTGGCGATGTATCTGGTGATGGAGGCGATCCTGGACGATGGGGACGAGGTGATCCTGCAGGCTCCGTACTTCACCCCCTATCCACAGCAGGTGGAGCTGGCCAGAGGGATCCCTGTGGAACTTCCTACCTATGAAGAGGAGGACTTTCAGATCGATGTGGACCGGCTGGAGGGTCTGATCAACGAACGCACCAAGGCTCTGGTCATCAATTCTCCAAGTAACCCGACAGGAAACTGTCTCACGGTGGAAACCATGGAGAAGATCGCAGCGGTGGCCGAGAAGTATGACCTGATCGTGGTGGCGGATGACATCTATACCGCCTTCAGCTACCAGAACCCCTTCGTTCCTTTCGCATCTCTGCCGGGAATGCAGGAACGGACCATCGTTATCAACTCCTTCTCCAAGAACTTCACCATGACCGGTTGGCGTGTGGGCAACATCATCGCCCCGCGGTACATCATCCAGATCATTCAGCAGATCAATGAGAATGTGGTGTTCACGGCGCCTTCCATCTCTCAGCGTGCCGGTATCTATGCCCTGCGGCACAGGGCAGAGGTCCAGCCGTCTATGGTAGAAGAATACAGAAAGAGAATGTTCTATGCTGCGGAACGGATCACAGATATCCCCGGGATCAGTGTCATCAATCCACCGAAGGGTAGTTTCTATCTATTTATTAATATCAAAGAGACAGGGCTTTCCAGTGTGGAGGCGGCGGATATGTTCCTGAAGAAAGCGCATGTCCTCACCCTGCCCGGAAATGCCTTTGGGGAGTGCGGCGAAGGGTACCTACGCATTGCCTGTACCGTCGGAGTGGACACTCTGAAGGAGGCGTTCGACAGGATCGAGGCAGCGCTGCGGTAG
- a CDS encoding MBL fold metallo-hydrolase: MKWRNPDQERPYYSKYQKLQVENHRDWFQVYQLPGHVIAICEPQHLQEVNVFLIFGEEKVLMMDSGMGICDIRPLVEELCAREDELHGKEGGSYFSTLEVVNCHCHFDHTGNNWRFGQVWGAADPVAEKQAARGVPCAPLANQSDEDMFLQGYPEGFVPSNYCVRPYRYRICQDGQIFHLGERDVEFINTPGHTEDHAMLFDHRFGILFAGDMIYFGAIYVQFDNEVMGHSDIQDYIDSLDKVRFRCPDMRAIYVSHNDFVTDKAAITEIRDALTAVRDGTAEGEPLQDEKYGYFQDPPTMRQYQFDGFSIVAGK, from the coding sequence ATGAAATGGAGAAATCCGGACCAGGAACGTCCGTACTATAGTAAATACCAGAAACTGCAGGTCGAGAACCACCGGGACTGGTTTCAGGTATACCAGCTTCCCGGCCACGTCATCGCCATCTGTGAACCGCAGCACCTGCAGGAGGTGAACGTATTCCTGATTTTCGGAGAGGAGAAGGTGCTGATGATGGATTCTGGTATGGGGATCTGCGATATCCGCCCTCTGGTCGAAGAACTTTGTGCCCGGGAGGACGAACTGCACGGGAAAGAGGGAGGCAGTTACTTCAGCACCCTGGAGGTGGTGAACTGCCACTGTCACTTTGACCACACCGGCAACAACTGGCGCTTCGGTCAGGTCTGGGGCGCGGCAGATCCCGTGGCGGAGAAACAAGCGGCCCGCGGCGTGCCCTGCGCCCCTCTGGCCAACCAGTCTGACGAAGACATGTTCCTGCAGGGATATCCTGAGGGATTCGTTCCGTCCAACTACTGCGTTCGTCCCTATCGCTACAGGATCTGTCAGGATGGCCAGATTTTCCACCTGGGAGAACGGGATGTGGAATTCATCAACACACCGGGACACACCGAGGACCACGCCATGCTCTTCGATCACAGGTTTGGCATCCTCTTCGCCGGGGACATGATCTACTTCGGTGCGATCTATGTCCAGTTCGACAATGAGGTGATGGGACACTCCGACATCCAGGATTACATCGACTCCTTGGACAAGGTACGCTTCCGTTGCCCCGACATGCGGGCGATCTACGTGTCTCACAACGATTTTGTCACAGACAAAGCCGCTATCACCGAGATCCGGGACGCTCTCACGGCAGTCCGGGACGGCACGGCAGAAGGAGAGCCCCTGCAGGATGAGAAGTACGGCTACTTTCAGGATCCGCCCACTATGCGGCAATATCAGTTTGATGGATTCTCCATCGTAGCGGGAAAATAG